A single window of Desulfobacterales bacterium DNA harbors:
- a CDS encoding NAD(P) transhydrogenase subunit alpha, whose amino-acid sequence MEAVFLTFVFVLTIFLGFELIAKVPSILHTPLMSGSNAISGITLVGSLASVKTGNVTVAIVLGTLAVAFATINVVGGYAVTDRMLEMFKKKEGGGGQ is encoded by the coding sequence ATGGAAGCCGTTTTTCTGACCTTTGTCTTTGTCCTGACGATTTTTCTGGGGTTCGAACTCATCGCCAAGGTGCCCTCGATCCTGCATACTCCGCTGATGTCCGGCTCCAACGCCATCTCCGGCATTACCCTGGTCGGCTCCCTGGCCTCGGTAAAGACCGGCAACGTCACCGTGGCCATTGTACTCGGCACCCTGGCGGTGGCCTTTGCCACCATTAACGTGGTGGGCGGCTATGCCGTAACCGACCGGATGCTGGAGATGTTCAAGAAGAAAGAGGGGGGAGGCGGACAATGA
- a CDS encoding glycosyltransferase, translating to MGKKIAYLVSRFPHLPETFILREMSELVRQGESIFLYPLIRQQQPVVHQEAESWLGRARFLPFLSPRVLEAGLGTLAHRPAVVAALFARTVRGNLPSRRFLARAMALFPKALYAARLMQEQGIEHIHAHYATHPALVAWLIHRLTGISYSITVHAHDIFVDTTMLGVKLREASFVVAISEYNRDYLARTVGPWVREKIEVIHCGIEPEQYAARQGTHRPGQRFELLSIGSLQPYKGYSYLIRACGLLRDRGVPFRCRIIGGGGEARNLARLIARERLGSLVELAGPLPQEEVAGILPSAHCYVQPSIVTPAGKMEGIPVSLMEALACELPVLASNLSGIPELIQPDKTGYLVEPADPAALAAALEQIYAEPARAGRLARAGRSLVRDRFALKKNVRQLAARFGSV from the coding sequence ATGGGAAAAAAAATCGCCTACCTGGTGTCCCGGTTCCCCCATCTTCCGGAAACCTTTATTTTACGGGAGATGAGCGAGCTTGTCCGGCAAGGCGAGTCCATTTTTCTCTACCCGTTGATTCGGCAACAACAGCCGGTGGTCCACCAGGAGGCGGAGTCCTGGCTCGGCCGGGCCCGTTTTCTTCCCTTTCTCTCGCCCAGGGTCCTGGAGGCCGGGCTGGGCACCTTGGCGCACCGGCCGGCCGTGGTTGCCGCTCTGTTCGCCCGCACCGTGCGCGGCAATCTGCCCAGCCGCAGGTTTCTGGCCCGGGCCATGGCCCTTTTCCCCAAGGCGTTATACGCCGCCCGCTTGATGCAGGAGCAGGGGATCGAGCATATCCATGCCCATTATGCCACCCATCCGGCCCTGGTGGCCTGGTTGATTCACCGGTTGACCGGGATCAGTTACAGCATCACGGTCCATGCCCATGATATCTTTGTTGATACCACCATGCTCGGCGTGAAGCTCCGGGAGGCCTCCTTTGTGGTCGCCATCTCCGAATATAACCGCGACTACCTGGCCCGGACAGTGGGTCCCTGGGTCCGGGAAAAGATTGAGGTGATCCACTGCGGCATTGAGCCGGAACAGTATGCCGCGCGGCAGGGCACCCACCGGCCGGGCCAACGGTTCGAACTGCTCAGCATCGGCAGCCTGCAGCCCTACAAGGGATATTCCTATCTGATCCGGGCCTGTGGTCTGCTCCGCGACCGCGGGGTTCCGTTCCGCTGCCGGATCATCGGCGGCGGCGGGGAAGCCCGGAACCTGGCCCGGCTGATCGCCCGGGAACGGCTCGGCTCTTTAGTCGAACTGGCAGGCCCCCTGCCCCAGGAGGAAGTGGCCGGGATATTGCCTTCGGCCCACTGTTATGTCCAGCCCAGCATCGTCACCCCGGCCGGCAAGATGGAGGGCATCCCGGTCTCCCTGATGGAGGCCCTGGCCTGCGAGTTGCCGGTGCTGGCCTCAAACCTCTCCGGGATTCCCGAGTTGATCCAGCCGGACAAGACCGGCTACCTGGTGGAACCGGCCGATCCCGCGGCCCTGGCCGCGGCCCTGGAACAGATCTACGCGGAGCCGGCCCGGGCCGGGCGCCTGGCCCGGGCCGGCCGCAGTCTGGTCCGGGACCGCTTTGCCCTGAAGAAAAATGTCCGCCAACTCGCGGCCCGGTTCGGTTCAGTGTAA
- a CDS encoding Re/Si-specific NAD(P)(+) transhydrogenase subunit alpha has protein sequence MKIAAMKETHPGEKRVPLIPATVDKLVKLGAGVEIESGLGLTCRYQDADYEKAGATVNRDRLALLGSADIILRLRKPPLQEVADMKKGCLHVSYLDPFNEPDLLEKLKAAGVNAVSLEMLPRSTIAQKMDVLSSQANLGGYVSVILAAEQLDKIFPMMTTPAGTIKPARVFIIGVGVAGLQAIATARRLGARVEAFDTRPVVEEQVKSLGAKFVKIDLGETGQTKDGYAKALTPEQIRQQKEGMAKACVQADVVITTAQLFGRPAPRIVDREMIARMRPGSVIVDMAVETGGNVEGSEPDKVIEVEGVNIIGLGNLPGRVAATASQMYSSNLGNFIAHFWDQEGKTFKLNLDDDIMKGALITHNGEIFSETYKSIMK, from the coding sequence ATGAAGATTGCTGCAATGAAGGAAACCCATCCGGGAGAGAAACGGGTTCCGCTCATACCGGCCACCGTGGACAAACTGGTCAAGCTTGGCGCCGGGGTGGAAATCGAGTCAGGCCTGGGGCTGACCTGCCGCTACCAGGATGCGGACTATGAAAAGGCCGGCGCCACGGTTAACCGGGATCGTCTCGCCCTGCTCGGTTCGGCGGATATTATCCTCCGGCTGCGCAAGCCGCCGCTGCAAGAGGTGGCGGACATGAAAAAGGGCTGTCTCCATGTCAGCTACCTGGACCCGTTCAATGAGCCGGATCTGCTGGAAAAACTCAAGGCGGCGGGCGTCAACGCGGTCAGCCTGGAGATGCTGCCCCGGTCCACCATTGCCCAGAAGATGGACGTCTTAAGCTCCCAGGCCAATCTGGGCGGCTATGTATCCGTTATCCTGGCCGCGGAACAGCTTGACAAGATTTTCCCGATGATGACCACCCCGGCCGGCACCATCAAGCCGGCCCGGGTCTTTATTATCGGCGTCGGCGTGGCCGGACTCCAGGCCATTGCCACCGCCCGGCGGCTCGGGGCCCGGGTGGAGGCGTTCGATACCCGGCCGGTGGTGGAGGAACAGGTCAAATCCCTGGGCGCCAAATTCGTTAAGATCGATCTCGGCGAGACCGGCCAGACCAAGGACGGCTATGCCAAGGCCCTGACCCCGGAACAGATCCGGCAACAGAAGGAGGGCATGGCCAAGGCCTGCGTCCAGGCCGATGTGGTGATCACCACGGCCCAGCTCTTTGGCCGGCCGGCGCCCAGGATCGTTGACCGGGAGATGATCGCCCGGATGCGGCCCGGCAGCGTTATCGTTGATATGGCGGTGGAGACCGGCGGCAATGTCGAGGGCTCCGAGCCGGACAAGGTCATTGAGGTGGAGGGCGTCAATATCATCGGCCTGGGCAACCTGCCCGGCCGGGTGGCGGCCACTGCCAGCCAGATGTACTCGTCCAACCTGGGTAATTTCATTGCCCATTTCTGGGACCAGGAGGGCAAGACCTTTAAGCTCAATCTTGACGACGATATCATGAAGGGGGCGCTGATCACCCATAACGGTGAGATCTTCAGTGAAACCTACAAGAGCATCATGAAATAA